The Chitinophagales bacterium genome has a window encoding:
- a CDS encoding LemA family protein produces the protein MKKGTIALIVVAAILLIGGCQACNLQKSLVTVDEEVKSKWGEVENQYQRRSDLVPNLVATVKGAADFEKSTLTQVIEARAKATSMRIDPNDLTPEKLQQFQQAQGQLSQALGRLMVVSEQYPELKANQNFLSLQDQLEGTENRITVARQRFNETVKEYNIKVRTFPNNIFAGMLGFQKKGMFEAEAGAEKAPKVEF, from the coding sequence ATGAAAAAAGGAACAATCGCACTAATAGTTGTAGCTGCAATATTGCTGATAGGCGGATGCCAGGCTTGCAACCTCCAAAAATCACTGGTTACTGTTGACGAAGAAGTGAAAAGCAAATGGGGTGAGGTAGAGAACCAATATCAACGCAGGTCTGACCTGGTACCCAACCTTGTAGCAACTGTAAAAGGAGCCGCTGATTTTGAAAAATCTACACTCACACAAGTGATTGAAGCGCGTGCCAAAGCTACGTCTATGAGGATAGACCCTAACGACCTGACCCCGGAAAAGCTGCAACAATTCCAACAGGCACAGGGACAGCTCAGCCAGGCTTTAGGGCGCCTGATGGTAGTAAGCGAGCAATATCCGGAACTAAAGGCTAACCAGAACTTCCTGTCACTGCAAGATCAGCTTGAGGGTACAGAAAATCGTATCACTGTTGCCCGTCAGCGATTCAATGAGACCGTAAAAGAGTACAACATAAAAGTGCGTACTTTCCCTAACAACATTTTTGCAGGCATGCTTGGTTTCCAGAAGAAAGGTATGTTTGAAGCAGAAGCCGGGGCAGAAAAAGCACCGAAAGTAGAATTCTAA
- the holA gene encoding DNA polymerase III subunit delta, which translates to MVADFKKILQSLEKREFAPVYLVDGEEPFYIDMLTEYFEDKILQPAERDFNLMVLYGKDVEWADVVNACRRFPMFAERQVVILKDAAQMRSINELAGYLEHPSPTTIFLIEHRFKKADGRGKLVKYAKEKGYYFTSDKIKDEQVPGWIQAYGKETGFAVGERESQILATFLGNDLQKVANEIAKVRINVPEEKALTTEMIQKYIGISREYNVFEFPETLTNMDKDKLYRMLAYFIANPKSSPMPLLIGSFYSHFSKLYQACFLLGKHEKDAAAALGTYPNRARQMLATAQKFSSHRIEACLLLLGKYSTKAVGIESTADDRELLKEMIGKMELVLS; encoded by the coding sequence ATGGTAGCTGATTTTAAGAAAATACTGCAATCGCTGGAGAAGAGGGAATTTGCGCCCGTTTACCTTGTAGACGGTGAAGAGCCGTTCTACATTGACATGCTTACTGAGTATTTTGAAGATAAGATACTGCAGCCCGCAGAGCGTGATTTCAACTTGATGGTATTGTATGGTAAGGACGTGGAATGGGCAGACGTGGTAAATGCATGCAGACGTTTCCCGATGTTTGCAGAAAGGCAGGTAGTGATATTGAAAGATGCCGCGCAGATGCGTAGTATCAACGAACTGGCTGGGTATCTTGAGCATCCGTCTCCAACTACGATATTCCTGATCGAACACAGGTTTAAAAAAGCTGACGGCCGTGGCAAGCTGGTTAAATACGCCAAAGAAAAGGGCTATTACTTCACATCTGACAAGATAAAAGACGAACAGGTGCCCGGATGGATACAGGCATATGGCAAAGAGACAGGATTTGCAGTTGGTGAACGTGAATCGCAGATACTGGCTACATTTTTAGGTAATGATCTGCAAAAAGTAGCCAACGAAATAGCCAAGGTGCGCATCAATGTGCCTGAAGAAAAAGCGCTGACCACAGAGATGATACAGAAGTATATCGGTATCAGCAGGGAGTACAATGTGTTTGAGTTCCCTGAAACGCTCACCAACATGGACAAGGATAAACTGTACCGCATGCTGGCCTATTTCATCGCCAACCCAAAGTCGTCGCCTATGCCCCTGTTGATAGGCTCTTTTTACAGCCATTTCAGCAAATTATACCAGGCATGCTTCCTGCTGGGGAAACACGAAAAAGACGCCGCTGCCGCTCTGGGCACTTACCCTAACCGGGCCCGGCAAATGCTGGCTACCGCGCAAAAGTTCTCATCACACCGCATAGAAGCCTGCTTATTATTACTGGGCAAATACAGCACTAAAGCCGTAGGAATTGAAAGCACAGCTGATGACCGTGAGTTGCTGAAGGAAATGATAGGCAAAATGGAACTGGTCCTTAGTTGA
- a CDS encoding T9SS type A sorting domain-containing protein: MSKLHYLFVLCFFTALSGSAQYSLSVSNPHFNVNQRTQGIITSPEVVVTPDGAYARVDMTFTINPQSTYKVTDSLEAVLLFDLPAGSFIHDSWLWLDENTIIKADVVEKNRAISIYEGIVKRKRDPSLLYKTGENSYQLNVYPMTTAYPRKVKITYVSPLKWHGDHVNVALPVHLFESSQILPDIIVKVKNDFFYSSPGFVENDYNKYFLGKTNGEDALVLRGADYKNNTFNLRYTTGSNEIQLYTYPVNNSEGVYQLIVPPAAFGLNKKQNVVFIIDHPNGSNTIYSLAEVLQELKIKLLTDYSTDDSFNLFYEYAGNIVQAFQGWHNIDIASVNAALSGVPSSISKSGNQYPDLIKSALSFCASKSASEAQVVLLSNNNSYTNNQSIVDQMYKNLITDMNGSLPNKIDVVNYSTTKQYVSGSYYYANDIWYSKLTLGSGGSIYRYKTYLYKYINGKYSYTYDFDLGSTLTSIAENSGSATASYNVNVSIANGFTYSRYNLNSVNKLNMSRHYIETGRYSGNIMPGSVVDVNAISGGNAIQLHDTINTIMNGNNTFVPVWTHHYISELIGKQNPSFVQEIIDSSINNRVLCSYTAFLAIESGDTVNTNLDDNPNVLYIGELPEDQKSTVKCFPNPFRDRLTIEFPNGVERIEVFDLTGRKVYSHIIEKGMQTHTWNGKDMNGNDLPAGMYMVIGYTASERFTAKVMKQ; encoded by the coding sequence ATGTCAAAACTACACTATCTATTCGTTCTTTGCTTCTTTACAGCGTTATCCGGTTCTGCACAGTACAGTCTTTCAGTATCCAATCCTCACTTTAATGTAAATCAACGTACACAAGGAATAATAACAAGTCCGGAGGTGGTTGTGACACCCGATGGAGCCTATGCGCGTGTCGATATGACATTTACTATTAACCCTCAGTCTACTTATAAAGTAACAGACAGTTTAGAAGCGGTATTATTATTTGATCTTCCTGCAGGCAGTTTTATTCATGACTCCTGGCTATGGTTGGATGAAAATACGATCATCAAGGCTGATGTAGTTGAAAAAAACAGAGCTATCAGCATATACGAAGGCATTGTTAAGAGAAAAAGAGACCCTTCATTGTTATACAAAACCGGTGAGAACAGCTACCAGTTAAATGTCTATCCTATGACAACTGCATACCCTCGCAAGGTAAAAATAACATACGTTTCTCCTTTAAAATGGCACGGTGATCATGTGAATGTTGCCTTGCCTGTTCATCTTTTTGAGTCATCTCAGATATTGCCTGATATTATCGTCAAAGTGAAGAACGATTTCTTTTATAGCTCACCCGGGTTTGTAGAAAATGACTATAACAAGTATTTCCTGGGCAAGACAAATGGAGAGGATGCCTTAGTGTTGAGGGGGGCTGATTATAAAAACAATACATTTAACCTGCGTTATACAACCGGTAGTAATGAAATACAATTATATACGTACCCGGTTAACAACAGCGAAGGTGTATACCAACTGATCGTTCCGCCTGCTGCTTTTGGCTTGAATAAAAAACAGAATGTAGTATTTATCATCGATCATCCTAATGGCAGCAATACTATTTATTCATTGGCAGAGGTGTTGCAGGAATTGAAAATAAAATTGTTGACCGATTATAGTACAGATGATTCCTTCAATCTTTTTTATGAGTATGCCGGAAATATTGTTCAGGCATTTCAGGGCTGGCACAATATAGACATCGCATCAGTTAATGCAGCACTGTCTGGTGTGCCGTCATCAATATCCAAGTCAGGTAATCAATATCCTGATCTGATCAAATCAGCTTTGAGCTTTTGTGCTTCAAAAAGTGCATCGGAGGCACAGGTTGTTTTGTTGAGCAATAACAATAGTTATACTAATAATCAAAGCATAGTTGACCAGATGTATAAAAATTTAATAACGGATATGAATGGCAGCTTGCCTAACAAAATAGATGTTGTCAATTATAGTACAACTAAACAATATGTGTCGGGGAGTTATTACTACGCAAATGATATATGGTACAGTAAGCTGACTTTGGGCAGTGGTGGAAGTATATACAGGTACAAGACCTATTTGTACAAATATATAAACGGCAAATACAGCTATACTTACGACTTTGACCTGGGTTCCACGCTCACGTCCATTGCTGAGAATTCAGGTTCTGCCACTGCTTCATATAATGTTAATGTCAGCATTGCAAATGGATTTACTTATTCGCGGTATAATCTGAATTCTGTAAATAAGCTGAATATGTCCAGGCACTATATAGAAACCGGAAGGTACTCTGGAAATATTATGCCCGGTTCTGTGGTTGACGTTAATGCAATTTCAGGAGGTAATGCCATCCAGTTGCATGATACAATAAATACTATTATGAATGGCAACAACACTTTCGTGCCGGTGTGGACACATCACTATATATCAGAATTAATTGGTAAACAGAATCCAAGCTTTGTGCAGGAAATAATAGACAGCAGTATTAATAACCGGGTATTATGTTCTTATACAGCATTCCTGGCAATAGAGTCGGGAGATACCGTTAATACAAATCTTGATGATAATCCTAATGTTCTATATATAGGCGAGCTTCCTGAAGACCAGAAGTCTACTGTAAAATGCTTCCCCAATCCATTTAGAGATAGGTTGACCATTGAGTTTCCAAATGGGGTAGAAAGGATTGAGGTGTTTGACCTTACAGGAAGAAAGGTGTATAGCCATATAATTGAAAAAGGCATGCAAACTCATACTTGGAATGGGAAAGACATGAATGGTAATGACTTGCCTGCCGGTATGTATATGGTTATTGGCTATACTGCATCAGAGCGATTTACTGCCAAGGTGATGAAACAATAG
- a CDS encoding DUF4846 domain-containing protein — translation MNIRYIMLMSVLLCSATGAPAQETTITKHIVENTGTTLQKRFNPPDGYIRMTADGFGEYLRTLPLQKDGAKVHLYDGTLKNRQDIHMAVIRMDVGNYNLQQCADAVIRLRAEYLYQNHLYDKIHFNFTNGFNAAYFKWREGYRVKVNGNKCTWVKTQRASTGYESFRDYLKVVFSYAGTLSLSREMQKVPFSKMQIGDVLIQGGTPGHAVIVVDIVENKAGNKLFMLAQSYMPAQEIHILRNLGDRSISPWYDITDVKNVISTPQWSFSPADLKRFKD, via the coding sequence ATGAACATACGCTATATCATGCTGATGAGTGTGCTGCTGTGCAGTGCGACAGGCGCTCCTGCGCAAGAAACAACGATAACAAAACACATCGTTGAAAATACAGGCACAACCTTACAAAAAAGATTCAACCCTCCTGACGGATATATAAGGATGACTGCTGATGGCTTTGGAGAATATCTGCGAACGCTCCCTTTACAAAAGGACGGAGCGAAAGTGCATTTGTATGATGGAACGCTCAAGAATAGGCAGGATATACATATGGCTGTTATAAGGATGGATGTAGGCAACTATAACCTGCAGCAATGTGCAGATGCTGTCATACGGTTGAGAGCTGAATACCTGTATCAAAACCATTTGTATGATAAGATACACTTCAATTTTACTAACGGATTTAATGCTGCTTACTTTAAATGGAGGGAAGGGTACAGGGTGAAAGTGAATGGAAATAAATGTACCTGGGTGAAAACGCAACGTGCATCAACAGGTTATGAAAGCTTTCGGGATTACCTGAAAGTTGTGTTCAGTTATGCAGGCACCTTGTCACTGTCTAGGGAGATGCAGAAGGTGCCGTTTTCAAAAATGCAGATAGGGGATGTACTGATACAAGGAGGTACTCCGGGTCATGCCGTGATAGTCGTTGATATAGTTGAAAATAAAGCGGGTAATAAGCTGTTTATGCTGGCGCAAAGCTATATGCCTGCTCAGGAGATACATATATTGCGCAATTTGGGAGACCGGTCGATCAGCCCCTGGTACGATATCACCGATGTAAAGAATGTGATAAGCACGCCACAATGGAGCTTTTCTCCGGCCGACCTGAAAAGGTTCAAAGATTAA
- a CDS encoding TPM domain-containing protein, producing the protein MSLFGKNKQPLNKEEQEKVVAAIQNAEKNTTGELRVFMESRCNYVDAMDRAKEVFAELGMTETVRRNAVLIYMAYDDHQFAILGDKEIYEQAGGPVFWKNAAQVFRQYLGNGQMAEGFVACINELGNALAKYFPYDPTVTKNELPDEIVFGK; encoded by the coding sequence ATGAGCTTATTTGGCAAGAATAAGCAGCCGCTCAATAAAGAAGAGCAGGAAAAAGTGGTGGCTGCTATACAGAATGCGGAAAAAAACACGACAGGAGAACTGCGTGTATTTATGGAGAGCCGTTGCAACTATGTAGATGCAATGGACCGTGCTAAAGAGGTATTTGCCGAACTGGGCATGACTGAAACAGTACGCCGTAATGCCGTATTGATATACATGGCATACGACGACCACCAGTTTGCCATACTGGGCGATAAGGAAATATATGAGCAGGCAGGCGGTCCTGTATTCTGGAAAAATGCGGCACAAGTGTTCAGGCAATACCTGGGCAACGGGCAAATGGCAGAAGGATTTGTGGCCTGTATCAACGAGTTAGGTAACGCATTGGCCAAATACTTTCCATACGACCCTACTGTAACTAAAAATGAACTGCCCGATGAAATAGTATTCGGCAAATAA
- a CDS encoding DinB family protein, which yields MQRPDSNEYKPFAERYIQLVPEGDFMELYRQNTDDAIGFFSNLPANRHEYRYAEGKWTLKEMLMHIADTERVMNYRALTGIRGDRAAIMYDMDQDLYAAGADVSGRTWDDILEEFAAVRTTGLKLFGHITSEQSRAVIHMIDGGTFTVRALGYINIGHMLHHMNIINERYL from the coding sequence ATGCAACGACCAGATAGCAATGAATACAAACCCTTTGCCGAACGTTATATACAACTTGTTCCTGAAGGTGATTTTATGGAACTATACAGGCAAAATACCGACGACGCAATAGGATTCTTCAGTAACCTTCCTGCAAACAGACATGAGTATAGATACGCAGAGGGTAAATGGACGCTGAAAGAAATGCTGATGCACATTGCTGATACAGAAAGAGTGATGAACTACCGTGCTTTAACAGGAATAAGAGGTGACAGAGCTGCAATAATGTATGATATGGACCAGGACCTGTACGCGGCCGGGGCAGACGTCTCGGGCAGAACATGGGATGATATACTTGAGGAGTTTGCTGCTGTGCGTACAACAGGGTTGAAACTTTTCGGCCATATTACGAGTGAGCAAAGCAGGGCTGTGATACACATGATCGATGGCGGCACATTTACGGTCAGAGCTTTGGGATACATCAACATTGGACATATGCTACACCATATGAACATCATCAATGAGCGATATTTGTAG
- a CDS encoding bifunctional riboflavin kinase/FAD synthetase translates to MAIYYSIDDLPDFSNPVITIGTFDGVHMGHKVILKEVHNYGRKIGGETVLLTFEPHPRKLIFPDTPIEILTPLDKKVGLITNEGIQYIVVVPFTKDFASQSAEQYISDFLVKLFRPSVIIIGYDHQFGHDRKGDISLLRSMQKQYGYEVVEIPAQLIDEATVSSTKIRKALKSGAVSEATAMLGRNYTILGTVQKGAQLGRTIGYPTANVVPNHKEQIIPTNGVYAVKITYAGNEYNAMLNIGFRPTVSSDMTLHIEAFIFDFSDDIYNEEIELAFVERLRDEQKFSSLDELKTQLAKDEIAAKNALGIN, encoded by the coding sequence ATGGCCATATATTATTCAATAGACGACTTACCCGATTTTTCGAACCCTGTTATTACTATTGGCACTTTTGATGGTGTGCATATGGGGCATAAGGTCATCTTGAAAGAGGTGCATAATTATGGCCGCAAGATAGGAGGGGAGACTGTCCTGCTCACCTTTGAACCTCACCCGCGCAAACTTATTTTCCCTGATACACCTATAGAGATACTTACTCCTCTTGATAAAAAGGTGGGGTTGATAACGAATGAAGGTATACAGTATATTGTGGTGGTACCTTTCACTAAAGATTTTGCAAGTCAATCTGCTGAGCAATACATTTCAGATTTTCTTGTTAAGTTGTTTCGTCCTTCTGTTATCATCATTGGCTACGACCACCAGTTTGGTCATGACAGGAAGGGCGACATAAGCTTGCTGCGCTCTATGCAAAAACAATATGGTTATGAGGTGGTAGAGATACCTGCACAACTGATAGATGAAGCCACCGTGAGTTCTACCAAAATAAGGAAAGCCTTGAAGAGCGGAGCCGTTAGTGAGGCTACTGCTATGCTGGGGCGCAACTATACAATATTGGGTACGGTACAAAAGGGTGCACAGCTAGGCCGTACCATTGGCTATCCTACAGCTAATGTCGTGCCCAACCATAAAGAGCAGATCATTCCGACCAATGGCGTATATGCTGTAAAAATAACCTACGCAGGCAATGAATATAATGCTATGCTGAACATTGGTTTCCGGCCTACGGTGAGTAGTGACATGACCCTGCATATAGAAGCATTCATCTTTGATTTTTCGGACGACATCTATAACGAAGAGATAGAGCTGGCTTTTGTAGAACGGCTGCGGGATGAACAAAAATTCAGCTCGTTGGATGAATTAAAAACTCAACTGGCCAAAGATGAAATAGCAGCTAAAAATGCACTGGGTATCAACTAA
- a CDS encoding response regulator transcription factor: MDFLGKILIVDDEPDIVEFISYNLKSKGYQIATAYDGIEALRKAKEFRPDLVLLDVMMPNKDGMQTLRELRQTPDLENVAIIFLTALSDEKSEIEGLKLGADDYIAKPIKPELLLTRIAAALRRTKVDEDVEQKLTFNDLEINKTKFTVTYKNNEIMLAKKEFELLLLLASKPGRVFLRNEILQRVWGTDVIVGDRTIDVHIRKIRQKLGVDLITTVKGVGYKFEMV, from the coding sequence ATGGACTTTTTAGGGAAAATATTAATTGTAGATGATGAACCGGATATAGTTGAATTCATCAGCTACAATTTAAAAAGCAAAGGCTACCAGATAGCTACTGCATACGACGGCATAGAAGCCTTAAGAAAAGCAAAAGAATTTCGCCCTGACCTGGTTCTTTTGGACGTGATGATGCCTAATAAAGACGGCATGCAGACACTACGCGAATTGAGGCAGACTCCCGACCTGGAGAATGTAGCCATAATCTTCCTGACAGCGCTGAGTGATGAAAAGTCTGAAATAGAAGGATTGAAACTTGGCGCTGACGATTACATCGCAAAACCTATTAAGCCTGAATTATTACTCACCCGTATTGCCGCAGCATTAAGACGTACGAAGGTAGATGAGGACGTAGAACAGAAGCTTACCTTCAACGACCTTGAGATCAACAAGACCAAATTCACAGTTACCTACAAGAATAACGAGATCATGCTGGCAAAGAAGGAGTTTGAACTCCTGTTATTACTGGCATCAAAACCGGGACGCGTATTTCTGCGCAATGAGATATTGCAGCGTGTTTGGGGAACTGACGTTATTGTAGGTGACAGGACCATCGACGTACATATCCGTAAGATACGCCAGAAACTGGGCGTAGACCTGATCACTACTGTAAAAGGCGTAGGATATAAGTTCGAAATGGTGTAG
- a CDS encoding sensor histidine kinase, with product MSSFLDTKNASPRLLSTITATIIACVNALMSLFLISEWYIPLIVFGTTFVIIYWIYNYTLQHFIYRKIKLIYKFIYQTKATKKEEFFYNNILPQKSLEEVNMDVQTWAMQKKDEIEMLRANEQFRKEFLMNLAHELRTPIFAVQGYVDTLAGGAIHDDTVNMKFLSNASKGIDRLVRLVDDLDEISKLESGRIPIIQESFIIQDLVKDVYEEMSLRAKEKGIELLFKKGTERPLTVYADRPKIRQVLVNLIENGLKYGNEGGHIITGCYEMDDKNIYVEVSDNGPGIAEEHLSRIFERFYRADRSRSRHIGGTGLGLAIVKHIVEAHGQTVTVRSKLSVGSSFGFTLEKGKE from the coding sequence ATGTCATCTTTCCTGGATACGAAAAATGCCTCGCCGAGGTTATTGTCCACCATCACGGCTACGATCATCGCATGCGTAAACGCATTGATGAGTCTTTTCCTGATATCGGAATGGTATATTCCCCTTATCGTGTTCGGGACAACTTTCGTTATTATCTACTGGATATATAACTATACTTTACAGCACTTCATTTACAGGAAGATAAAGCTCATATATAAGTTCATTTACCAGACCAAGGCAACCAAGAAGGAAGAGTTCTTCTACAACAATATCCTGCCCCAGAAATCGCTGGAAGAGGTGAATATGGACGTGCAGACCTGGGCCATGCAGAAGAAGGACGAGATAGAGATGCTGCGTGCTAATGAACAGTTCCGCAAGGAGTTCCTGATGAACCTGGCCCACGAGCTGAGGACGCCCATTTTTGCAGTACAGGGCTATGTTGATACACTGGCAGGTGGCGCTATTCACGACGACACTGTGAACATGAAATTCCTGAGCAATGCTTCAAAAGGTATAGACAGGCTGGTGAGGCTGGTTGATGATCTGGACGAGATATCTAAGCTTGAATCGGGCAGGATACCCATCATACAGGAGTCATTCATCATACAGGACCTCGTGAAGGATGTATATGAAGAGATGTCGCTAAGGGCCAAAGAAAAAGGGATAGAACTGCTGTTTAAGAAAGGCACAGAAAGGCCGCTTACTGTGTATGCAGACCGTCCTAAAATAAGGCAGGTGTTAGTAAACCTGATAGAGAACGGCTTAAAGTACGGTAACGAAGGGGGCCATATCATTACCGGTTGCTACGAAATGGATGATAAGAACATTTATGTGGAAGTATCAGATAATGGCCCCGGTATTGCAGAAGAACATTTATCCCGCATTTTCGAACGTTTTTATCGTGCAGACCGTAGCCGTAGCCGCCATATAGGTGGCACGGGTCTTGGGCTGGCTATTGTAAAACATATTGTTGAAGCGCATGGCCAGACCGTTACGGTGCGTAGTAAGCTCAGCGTTGGTTCTTCATTTGGTTTCACATTGGAGAAGGGTAAGGAGTAA
- a CDS encoding 3'-5' exonuclease: MQLHQHIMFIDIETVPLVKEYSSLSERMQTEWEKKARFMKRDAGDNVGYDELFTEKSGVFAEFAKVVCIGFGSLYHGEGKWHMRLKSLAMDDEKKLLEEFSDLVSRFVAYNSQMAFCGHNIKEFDIPFLCRRMLVNGLSLPPVMNLSGKKPWENPHIDTMEMWKFGDFKNYTSLSLLAEILGIPSPKEDIDGSMVGSVYYNDNDLPRIARYCLRDVATSARVYLKLKGEDDSFETIYVDEAQNGS, from the coding sequence ATGCAGCTTCATCAACATATCATGTTCATAGACATTGAGACAGTGCCCCTGGTAAAGGAGTACAGCTCATTATCAGAACGTATGCAGACAGAATGGGAGAAGAAAGCCCGTTTTATGAAACGGGACGCCGGAGACAATGTAGGATATGACGAATTGTTTACCGAAAAATCGGGTGTCTTTGCCGAGTTTGCAAAGGTGGTATGCATCGGCTTTGGCAGCCTGTATCACGGCGAGGGCAAATGGCATATGCGGTTGAAATCCTTAGCGATGGACGACGAGAAAAAGTTGCTGGAAGAATTCTCTGACCTCGTATCCAGGTTTGTAGCCTACAACTCACAAATGGCCTTTTGCGGGCACAACATCAAGGAGTTTGACATTCCTTTCCTGTGCCGTCGTATGCTGGTAAATGGGTTATCACTTCCCCCTGTCATGAATCTGAGCGGGAAAAAGCCCTGGGAGAACCCTCATATTGACACTATGGAAATGTGGAAATTCGGAGATTTTAAAAACTACACCTCCTTATCTTTGCTGGCCGAGATACTGGGTATACCTTCACCCAAAGAAGATATTGATGGTAGTATGGTAGGCAGTGTCTATTACAACGATAATGACCTACCCCGGATAGCACGGTATTGCCTGCGTGATGTAGCAACATCAGCAAGGGTATACCTGAAGCTGAAAGGAGAGGACGACAGTTTTGAAACTATATACGTAGACGAAGCACAAAATGGTAGCTGA
- the kynU gene encoding kynureninase produces MNYEASLEYAQQQDLLDTLHHFRTRFHIPQHEGNDVVYLCGNSLGLQPKSVEYLMQQELKDWAKYGVEGHFEARNPWFSYHKLFSERLGRLVGASKDEVVATNTLTVNLHLLMVSFYRPKGKRYKIMMEAGAFPSDQYAIETQVRIYGYDPADAIIEIAPKEGEHTINDEDIIKAIEKAGDSLAVVMFGGVNYYTGQFFNLKAITEAAHKVGAYAGYDLAHAAGNIPLQLHDWNVDFACWCSYKYLNSGPGGVAGLFVHEQHYGNPEVFRLAGWWGNDEKDRFKMKKGFIPQNNAGSWQMSNAPVFNMVAHNAALDLHDNAGMKALREKSEKLTGYMEFLLRQITNLDFEIITPSEPERRGAQLSLLFGDRGREVFDALTRQGVIADWREPNVIRIAPVPMYNTFEDAYRFYQILKNLGDKES; encoded by the coding sequence ATCAATTACGAGGCAAGCCTGGAGTATGCTCAGCAGCAAGACCTGTTAGATACACTACATCATTTCCGTACGCGTTTTCATATCCCTCAGCACGAGGGCAATGATGTGGTTTACTTGTGTGGTAATTCATTGGGTTTGCAACCCAAAAGTGTTGAGTACCTGATGCAACAGGAGTTGAAAGATTGGGCTAAATATGGTGTTGAAGGGCATTTTGAGGCAAGAAATCCTTGGTTCTCATATCACAAACTGTTCTCCGAGCGCCTGGGTCGCCTTGTCGGAGCCTCAAAAGATGAGGTGGTCGCTACTAATACATTGACCGTAAACCTGCATTTGTTAATGGTCTCTTTTTACAGGCCAAAAGGTAAGCGTTATAAAATAATGATGGAAGCAGGTGCTTTCCCCAGCGATCAGTATGCCATAGAAACGCAGGTGCGTATATATGGCTATGACCCTGCTGATGCTATCATAGAAATAGCTCCGAAAGAAGGCGAACATACCATTAACGATGAAGATATAATTAAAGCGATAGAAAAAGCTGGTGATAGCCTTGCGGTGGTAATGTTTGGCGGTGTGAATTATTACACCGGTCAGTTCTTCAATTTAAAAGCAATAACGGAAGCAGCTCATAAGGTAGGTGCCTATGCAGGTTACGACCTGGCACATGCTGCCGGAAACATACCATTGCAGTTACACGACTGGAACGTGGATTTTGCCTGCTGGTGTTCTTATAAATATCTGAATTCGGGACCGGGAGGCGTGGCAGGCCTGTTCGTTCACGAGCAACATTATGGCAATCCGGAGGTGTTCAGGCTGGCGGGCTGGTGGGGTAATGATGAGAAGGACCGCTTCAAAATGAAGAAAGGTTTTATACCACAAAATAACGCAGGTAGCTGGCAGATGAGTAATGCACCCGTGTTTAATATGGTAGCCCATAATGCAGCACTGGATCTGCATGATAATGCCGGTATGAAAGCACTCAGGGAGAAGAGTGAAAAGCTGACCGGCTACATGGAGTTTTTGTTGAGGCAAATAACTAACCTGGATTTTGAAATTATTACCCCATCTGAACCTGAGCGCAGGGGTGCGCAGTTGTCATTACTGTTTGGAGACAGGGGGAGAGAGGTGTTTGATGCTTTAACCCGGCAAGGCGTTATTGCAGACTGGAGGGAACCTAATGTGATACGTATTGCCCCTGTGCCTATGTATAATACCTTTGAAGATGCTTACAGGTTTTACCAGATATTGAAGAACCTGGGCGATAAAGAATCATAG